In a single window of the Aminomonas paucivorans DSM 12260 genome:
- a CDS encoding methyl-accepting chemotaxis protein, with translation MKLVLRKQGRSIRRRFVLTVFFLVLVAVGASVGTATVVISRALTEEARREALQGVEGLERSLNDLRDKALGEARTFAADPELAVAVAAGNREEILRLLTPLVETSGLDFVTVTDREGNVLARTHQPEKFGDSVTGQDNVRSALSGSPLGAVEPGTVVKLSARGGAPVKDPSGAVVGVVSGGFNLTEKDTLVDRVKDLFGVDATLFLGDVRVSTTIQENGKRAVGTKLKADLAERVLGKGESFTGEAAILGKDYITAYKPLPGPDGKPLGVLFAGESTELVHQARNHILLSLGVVALLTLVLAYALTEMLVRGLTRPLLYLESAMAEAAGGDLSGTVTLDRDDELGRMGQAYGTLVESLRATLKRVEEVSATLSESAEELSASADQSARAAEMVAQSVTGAAEGADRQRSLTEEAASLVGGIAESARAADEEARRLGDLAKRGAEDAQTGRRDAQAAVAQVRLVGESSRGIAQAIGKLEGGSARIGEIVDLITGIADQTNLLALNAAIEAARAGEAGRGFAVVAEEVRKLAEQSRDAAAQIHTLIEGTRADMAQAATSAQEGDGNVRRGIETVERAVGSLERLVDRFGEVARGVETFGEVTRRTAAQGAEVVEHITETSRIAADVAGEAQTVSAATEEQLASMEEIASSSHNLSKLALEQDALLRQFRL, from the coding sequence GTGAAATTGGTCCTGAGGAAACAGGGGCGGTCGATCCGCCGACGGTTCGTGCTGACGGTCTTCTTTCTCGTCCTGGTGGCCGTGGGGGCCTCCGTGGGAACCGCCACGGTGGTGATCTCCCGGGCCCTGACGGAGGAGGCCCGCAGGGAGGCCCTCCAGGGGGTGGAGGGGTTGGAGCGCTCCCTGAACGACCTTCGGGATAAGGCCCTGGGGGAGGCCCGGACCTTCGCGGCGGACCCGGAGCTGGCGGTGGCGGTGGCGGCGGGCAATCGGGAGGAGATCCTGCGGCTGCTGACCCCCCTGGTGGAGACCTCCGGGCTGGACTTTGTCACCGTGACGGACCGGGAGGGAAACGTCCTGGCCCGGACCCACCAGCCGGAGAAGTTCGGGGACAGCGTCACGGGGCAGGACAACGTGCGTTCCGCCCTGTCGGGCTCCCCCCTGGGGGCGGTGGAGCCCGGGACGGTGGTGAAGCTCTCCGCCCGGGGGGGTGCCCCGGTGAAGGACCCCTCCGGAGCGGTGGTGGGGGTCGTCTCCGGGGGGTTCAACCTCACGGAGAAGGACACCCTGGTGGACCGGGTGAAGGATCTCTTCGGCGTGGACGCCACCCTCTTTCTGGGGGACGTGCGGGTCTCCACCACCATCCAGGAGAACGGCAAGCGGGCGGTGGGCACCAAGCTCAAGGCGGACCTGGCGGAACGGGTCCTGGGGAAGGGGGAGAGCTTCACCGGGGAGGCGGCGATCCTGGGGAAGGACTACATCACCGCCTACAAGCCCCTTCCGGGACCTGACGGCAAGCCCCTGGGGGTGCTCTTCGCCGGGGAGAGCACCGAACTGGTCCACCAGGCCCGCAACCACATCCTCCTCTCCCTGGGGGTGGTGGCCCTGCTCACCCTGGTTCTGGCCTACGCCCTCACGGAGATGCTGGTCCGGGGCCTGACCCGTCCCCTGCTCTATCTGGAGAGCGCCATGGCGGAGGCGGCGGGAGGGGACCTTTCCGGTACGGTGACCCTGGACCGGGACGACGAGCTGGGGCGCATGGGACAGGCCTACGGGACCCTGGTGGAGTCCCTGCGTGCCACCCTGAAGAGGGTGGAGGAGGTGTCCGCCACCCTGTCCGAGTCGGCGGAGGAACTCTCCGCCAGCGCGGATCAGTCCGCCCGGGCGGCGGAGATGGTGGCCCAGTCGGTCACAGGCGCCGCGGAGGGGGCGGATCGGCAGCGCTCCCTCACCGAGGAGGCCGCCTCCCTGGTCGGGGGGATCGCCGAAAGCGCCCGAGCCGCCGACGAGGAGGCCCGTCGCCTGGGAGACCTGGCCAAGCGGGGAGCGGAGGACGCCCAGACGGGCAGGAGGGACGCCCAGGCGGCGGTGGCCCAGGTGCGCCTGGTGGGGGAAAGCTCCCGGGGTATCGCCCAGGCCATCGGGAAGCTGGAAGGCGGCTCCGCCCGGATCGGGGAGATCGTGGACCTCATCACGGGCATCGCGGACCAGACGAACCTGCTGGCCTTAAACGCCGCCATCGAGGCGGCCCGGGCGGGAGAGGCGGGTCGGGGCTTCGCGGTGGTGGCGGAGGAGGTGCGCAAGCTGGCGGAACAGTCCCGGGACGCGGCGGCGCAGATCCATACCCTCATCGAGGGGACCCGGGCGGACATGGCCCAGGCCGCGACCTCCGCCCAGGAGGGAGACGGAAACGTCCGCCGGGGCATCGAGACGGTGGAGCGGGCGGTGGGGTCTCTGGAGCGGCTGGTGGATCGGTTCGGAGAGGTGGCCCGGGGGGTGGAAACCTTCGGGGAGGTGACCCGACGGACGGCGGCCCAGGGGGCGGAGGTGGTGGAACACATCACCGAAACCAGCCGCATCGCCGCCGACGTGGCCGGGGAGGCCCAGACCGTCTCCGCCGCCACGGAGGAGCAGCTGGCCTCCATGGAGGAGATCGCCTCCTCCAGCCACAACCTCTCCAAGCTGGCCCTGGAGCAGGACGCCCTGTTGCGGCAGTTCCGCCTTTAG
- a CDS encoding HD domain-containing phosphohydrolase, producing the protein MDRLLHCPSAPPPIQGMRALALLAWGCLFLLLPAPLRGEEVLRVGLYENPPKIFTSPSGRPEGIFPDLIRAIAAQEGWTLKFVPGTWAQCLDRLGKGELDIMPDVSFSPERARLYSFPSEPVLSDWLQVYALPGSDIRSLPDLNGKRVALLAGSIQEDSLRTLAREFELSVTPVPFPSFNEAFRAVEEGRADAVLSNRFFGHHNRDRFRLEETGVIFRPSKLFFAASPLANPAVVAGLDRQLRLLKEDPQSAYYKSLGRWLSGEVQPGAPPWVEGGVYVLLGLLFLGIAFHVALHRRIGARTRELESANRALALSRNTWRSTFDAVQDALWVLDADAVVLSANAATQWVLGTDPRTVEGRPWSSVREEHLPTLDDGLLQAARTNGRRESTYLCREDRWFKATVDPIPGEGGTLRGFILSVGDITDLKRAEEEIEEKAQSISSINRKLQESVVELKNTLQQTIQILVNASELKDPYTAGHQRRVATLGHAIALEMGLTAEKARRVELAGLVHDIGKIEIPSEILVKPRRLSDIEYRLVQTHPAAAFRILKDVPAAWPLAEIVYQHHERLDGSGYPRNLRGDAILPEARILSVADTVEAMSTHRPYRAARGVEAALKTIEAEKGTSFDPLVVDACVRLFRQRGFSFREIDPPETVD; encoded by the coding sequence ATGGACCGCCTTCTTCACTGCCCTTCCGCGCCACCCCCGATCCAGGGGATGCGAGCCCTGGCCCTCCTGGCCTGGGGGTGCCTGTTTCTGCTCCTCCCCGCCCCCCTCCGGGGGGAGGAGGTCCTCCGGGTGGGGCTCTACGAGAACCCCCCGAAGATCTTCACCTCCCCCTCCGGCAGGCCTGAGGGCATCTTCCCGGACCTGATCCGGGCCATCGCCGCCCAAGAGGGCTGGACCCTGAAGTTCGTCCCCGGCACCTGGGCACAGTGCCTCGACCGCCTCGGGAAGGGGGAGCTGGACATCATGCCCGACGTCTCCTTCTCCCCGGAACGGGCCCGGCTCTACTCCTTCCCCTCGGAACCGGTGCTTTCCGACTGGCTCCAGGTGTACGCCCTCCCGGGCAGCGACATCCGCTCCCTCCCGGACCTGAACGGCAAACGGGTGGCCCTCCTGGCCGGTTCCATCCAGGAGGATTCCCTGCGGACCCTGGCCCGGGAGTTCGAGCTGTCCGTCACCCCCGTTCCCTTCCCTTCCTTCAACGAGGCCTTCCGGGCGGTGGAGGAGGGGCGGGCGGACGCGGTGCTCTCCAACCGCTTCTTCGGACACCACAACCGGGACCGGTTCCGCCTGGAGGAGACGGGGGTGATCTTCCGCCCCAGCAAGCTGTTCTTCGCCGCGTCCCCCCTGGCGAACCCCGCCGTCGTCGCGGGGCTGGACCGTCAGCTCCGCCTCCTGAAGGAAGACCCCCAGTCGGCCTACTACAAGTCCCTCGGCAGGTGGCTCTCCGGGGAGGTGCAGCCCGGCGCCCCTCCCTGGGTGGAAGGGGGGGTCTACGTCCTGTTGGGGCTGCTCTTCCTGGGGATCGCCTTCCACGTGGCACTGCACCGCCGGATCGGCGCCCGGACTCGGGAGCTGGAGTCGGCGAACCGTGCCCTCGCCCTGTCCCGGAACACTTGGCGCTCCACCTTCGACGCGGTGCAGGACGCCCTCTGGGTCCTGGACGCCGACGCCGTCGTCCTCTCCGCCAACGCGGCCACCCAATGGGTGCTGGGGACAGACCCCCGGACGGTGGAGGGGCGCCCCTGGTCGAGCGTCCGGGAGGAGCACCTGCCGACCCTGGACGACGGCCTCCTGCAGGCCGCCCGGACCAACGGGAGACGGGAAAGCACCTACCTCTGCCGGGAGGACCGATGGTTCAAGGCCACCGTCGACCCCATCCCGGGAGAGGGCGGGACCTTGCGGGGGTTCATCCTGTCCGTCGGGGACATCACCGACCTGAAGCGGGCGGAGGAGGAGATCGAGGAGAAGGCTCAGAGCATCTCCTCCATCAACCGAAAGCTCCAGGAGAGCGTGGTGGAACTCAAGAACACCCTGCAGCAGACCATCCAGATCCTGGTCAACGCCTCGGAGCTGAAGGACCCTTACACGGCGGGGCACCAGCGCCGGGTGGCGACGCTGGGACACGCCATCGCCCTGGAGATGGGGCTGACGGCGGAGAAGGCCCGGCGCGTGGAGCTGGCGGGGCTGGTCCACGACATCGGGAAGATCGAGATCCCCTCGGAGATCCTGGTGAAGCCCCGGCGGCTCAGCGACATCGAATACCGGCTGGTGCAGACCCATCCCGCCGCGGCGTTCCGCATCCTCAAGGACGTCCCCGCCGCCTGGCCCCTGGCAGAGATCGTCTACCAGCACCACGAGCGGCTGGACGGGTCCGGCTACCCCCGCAACCTGCGGGGGGACGCGATCCTCCCGGAGGCCCGCATCCTCAGCGTGGCGGACACGGTGGAGGCCATGTCCACCCACCGCCCCTACCGCGCCGCCCGGGGGGTGGAAGCCGCCCTCAAGACCATCGAGGCCGAAAAGGGAACCTCCTTCGACCCCCTGGTGGTGGACGCCTGCGTGCGCCTCTTCCGGCAACGGGGGTTCTCCTTCCGCGAGATCGACCCTCCCGAGACCGTCGACTGA
- a CDS encoding M20/M25/M40 family metallo-hydrolase, which yields MWWQTGLLATGLFLAGAGTAAARTWEEELDGLVAARRDEEVRAIQEVLRIPSYNHGSPTTPAPGVVRVLDALLARAEGMGMRTRRHPEARYGIVEIGPEDAREMVMVLGHLDTVPEGNPALWTLAGPFEGKVVDGRIVGRGATDDKGPCVASLYAMKALQEAKLPLKRRIRLFLGTSEDGAGLDGLSWSCVAAYAELCRRGEEEWPTLGFSPDTGSFTVTYIEKTGVNVLGDLPLRSPASVRLAALQGGSAPNAVSDLCTFVLETTDEAGAEALRAALEAAAAGQPWRDAAKVRREGTTVRGEVIGVAAHSGQAWKGRSANVRALFLLAQAAPGEDWAQGAAKLVELLGVDRADGEALGIRQGDPEKDDNVTVNLGLLELKVREGEPRLTFHVNIRYPGAGADLKVPTLRHFTGGQIREKVATAFRAAGFQVGEGKEIALTGGGEPYTVPWDSEIVVRLRKAYRDAAGEDREPEIVFGGTYASAWRNEPVDDRGTLFGYRMAAWGMEGGAGEHEPDESLTLEGMERSTRILARALAGLGGATN from the coding sequence GTGTGGTGGCAGACGGGACTGTTGGCGACGGGGCTCTTCCTGGCGGGCGCCGGGACGGCGGCGGCGAGGACCTGGGAGGAGGAGCTGGACGGGCTGGTGGCGGCCCGCCGGGACGAGGAGGTCCGAGCGATCCAGGAGGTCTTGAGGATTCCCAGCTACAACCACGGCTCCCCCACCACCCCCGCCCCGGGGGTGGTGCGAGTGCTGGACGCCCTGCTGGCCCGGGCGGAGGGGATGGGGATGCGCACCCGCCGGCACCCCGAGGCCCGGTACGGCATCGTGGAGATCGGCCCGGAGGACGCCCGGGAGATGGTGATGGTGCTGGGACACCTGGACACGGTGCCCGAGGGGAACCCCGCCCTCTGGACCCTGGCGGGGCCCTTCGAGGGCAAGGTGGTGGACGGCCGGATCGTCGGTCGGGGGGCCACGGACGACAAGGGACCCTGCGTGGCCTCCCTCTACGCCATGAAGGCCCTCCAGGAGGCGAAGCTCCCCCTGAAGCGCCGGATCCGCCTCTTCCTGGGAACCTCCGAGGACGGGGCGGGGCTGGACGGCCTCTCCTGGAGCTGCGTGGCGGCCTATGCGGAACTCTGCCGCCGGGGGGAGGAGGAGTGGCCCACCCTGGGCTTCTCCCCCGACACGGGGAGCTTCACGGTGACCTACATCGAGAAGACCGGGGTCAACGTCCTGGGAGACCTGCCCCTGCGGTCCCCCGCCTCGGTCCGCCTTGCCGCCCTCCAGGGGGGCAGCGCCCCCAACGCCGTCTCGGACCTGTGCACCTTCGTCCTGGAGACGACGGATGAGGCGGGGGCGGAGGCCCTGCGGGCCGCCCTGGAGGCCGCGGCGGCGGGACAGCCCTGGCGGGACGCCGCGAAGGTCCGCCGGGAGGGGACGACGGTCCGGGGAGAGGTCATCGGCGTGGCTGCCCACTCCGGCCAGGCCTGGAAGGGCCGAAGCGCCAACGTGAGGGCCCTGTTCCTCCTGGCTCAGGCGGCCCCGGGAGAGGACTGGGCACAGGGGGCGGCGAAGCTGGTGGAACTCCTGGGGGTGGACCGGGCGGACGGGGAGGCCCTGGGGATCCGGCAGGGGGACCCGGAAAAGGACGACAACGTCACGGTGAACCTGGGGCTTCTTGAGCTGAAGGTCCGGGAAGGAGAGCCCCGACTGACCTTCCACGTGAACATCCGCTACCCGGGGGCGGGGGCGGACCTGAAGGTCCCCACCCTGCGGCACTTCACGGGAGGCCAGATCCGGGAGAAGGTGGCGACGGCCTTCCGGGCCGCGGGCTTCCAGGTGGGGGAGGGCAAGGAGATCGCCCTGACGGGGGGCGGGGAGCCCTACACCGTCCCCTGGGATTCGGAGATCGTGGTGCGGCTGCGGAAGGCCTACCGGGACGCGGCGGGGGAGGACCGGGAGCCGGAGATCGTCTTCGGGGGCACCTACGCCAGCGCCTGGCGGAACGAGCCCGTGGACGACCGGGGCACCCTCTTCGGCTACCGCATGGCCGCCTGGGGCATGGAGGGGGGCGCGGGGGAACACGAACCCGACGAATCCCTCACCCTGGAGGGCATGGAGCGGAGCACCCGCATCCTGGCCCGGGCCCTGGCGGGTCTGGGAGGGGCGACGAACTAG
- a CDS encoding cob(I)yrinic acid a,c-diamide adenosyltransferase, protein MDPIRGIQIYTGNGKGKTTAALGLAVRACGHGWRVKMIQFLKGWDFYGEIRGVEALPGFELVRTGTPDYVPKGGARPLDLQEARRGMDLAREAVTGGDYDLVILDEINVATDYGLVEPQEVLALLDARSPRTEVVLTGRYAPEAFLERADLVTEMREVRHPYHRGVKAREGIEF, encoded by the coding sequence ATGGACCCGATCCGGGGAATCCAGATCTACACGGGAAACGGGAAGGGCAAGACCACCGCGGCCCTGGGGCTGGCGGTGCGGGCCTGCGGCCACGGCTGGCGGGTGAAGATGATCCAGTTCCTCAAGGGCTGGGACTTCTACGGGGAGATCCGGGGGGTGGAGGCCCTGCCGGGGTTCGAGCTGGTCCGGACGGGCACGCCGGACTACGTCCCCAAGGGAGGGGCCCGTCCCTTGGACCTCCAGGAGGCCCGGCGGGGGATGGATCTGGCCCGGGAGGCCGTGACCGGCGGGGACTACGACCTGGTCATCCTGGACGAGATCAACGTGGCGACGGACTATGGCCTGGTGGAGCCCCAGGAGGTTCTTGCCCTCCTGGACGCTCGCTCCCCCCGCACGGAGGTGGTGCTCACGGGGCGCTACGCCCCCGAGGCGTTCCTGGAACGGGCGGACCTGGTGACGGAGATGCGGGAGGTGCGCCACCCCTACCATCGGGGGGTCAAGGCCCGGGAGGGCATCGAGTTCTGA
- a CDS encoding methyl-accepting chemotaxis protein, which produces MADMKIGFVGGGEGALKLLQHFRKLGFEVGGVMDIAPEAPAMAEARRHHIPTFTRLEDLLSQSLDLVVEVTGKDQVVQKIQELKNPRTGLLRSSDARFLYEIVSREERNHRLLEEQIREMGTLRETLSALAAPLEKAFDGLVAGNQEVTGSLKPMLANMDRLGDQTKRSDELVGAIHAIARQTKMLGLNAAIEAARAGDLGKGFAVVADEVRKLAEQTTASVQEVGKVLVDIGALSQELEAPIRQMSSIVEGRLDAIDNLQGKIHQLGDAIRATQEIEAKLEQLLSRC; this is translated from the coding sequence ATGGCGGATATGAAGATCGGCTTCGTCGGCGGCGGCGAAGGCGCCCTCAAGCTCCTGCAGCATTTTCGCAAGCTGGGTTTCGAGGTGGGCGGCGTCATGGACATCGCCCCGGAGGCCCCCGCCATGGCGGAGGCCCGAAGGCACCACATCCCCACCTTCACGCGGCTGGAGGACCTGCTCTCCCAATCCCTCGACCTGGTGGTGGAGGTCACGGGGAAGGATCAGGTGGTCCAGAAGATCCAGGAGCTGAAGAACCCCCGGACGGGGCTCCTGCGCTCCTCCGACGCCCGCTTCCTCTACGAGATCGTCTCCCGGGAGGAGCGGAACCACCGTCTGCTGGAGGAGCAGATCCGGGAGATGGGGACCCTCCGGGAGACCCTCTCCGCCCTGGCCGCCCCCCTGGAAAAGGCCTTCGACGGCCTGGTGGCGGGAAACCAGGAGGTCACGGGATCCCTCAAGCCCATGCTGGCCAACATGGACCGGCTGGGGGACCAGACCAAGCGGTCCGACGAGCTGGTGGGGGCCATCCACGCCATCGCCCGGCAGACCAAGATGCTGGGGCTCAACGCGGCCATCGAGGCCGCCCGGGCGGGGGACCTGGGGAAGGGCTTCGCGGTGGTGGCCGACGAGGTGCGCAAGCTGGCGGAACAGACCACCGCCTCGGTGCAGGAGGTGGGGAAGGTGCTGGTGGACATCGGGGCCCTCTCCCAGGAACTGGAGGCCCCCATCCGGCAGATGAGTTCCATCGTGGAGGGGCGCCTGGACGCCATCGACAACCTCCAGGGGAAGATCCACCAGCTGGGAGACGCCATCCGCGCCACCCAGGAGATCGAGGCGAAGCTGGAGCAGCTCCTCTCCCGGTGCTGA
- a CDS encoding deoxyribodipyrimidine photo-lyase — translation MLTGREDRGVLEGAPERITCLRRAPRREGPVLYWMGREQRARDHWGLAAAQELAAERRVPLACIFTLSPTFLGAPLRAYAFLLRGLRETARELAARDIPLFLLRGDPPEEAARFAIRHRVALTVTDFDPLRVRRGWTEAFLERTEGTALEVDARNVVPCRFVSPKREWSAATLRRKLRPLLDRFLPFLPPPLETHPVPWTDTPPPSWDPLDLLASGSFEGVPESPLPPGSAAGQARLEAFLREGLPRYARDRNDPLREGQSGLSPYLHFGQISPQRAAWEVLRADAPPEDREAFLEELVVRGELAENFCLHTPGYDTVEAFPDWARKTLAAHASDRRPALYSLRELEEGRTHDPLWNAAQRELVLTGRMPGYLRMYWGKKLLEWTPSPEEALRAGVALNDRYELDGRDPKGYAGLAWCLGGVHDRPWPSRPVFGSVRSMTAAGMARKFDVEAYCRRAAALPPSP, via the coding sequence GTGCTGACGGGACGGGAGGACCGAGGGGTCCTGGAGGGCGCCCCGGAACGGATCACCTGTCTGCGTCGGGCCCCTCGTCGAGAGGGGCCCGTTCTGTACTGGATGGGGCGGGAACAGCGGGCCCGGGACCACTGGGGCCTGGCGGCGGCCCAGGAGCTGGCGGCGGAGCGCCGCGTCCCCCTGGCCTGCATCTTCACCCTGAGCCCGACCTTTCTGGGAGCCCCCCTGCGGGCCTACGCCTTCCTCCTGCGGGGCCTGAGGGAGACGGCCCGGGAACTGGCGGCCCGGGACATCCCCCTCTTCCTCCTCCGGGGCGACCCGCCGGAGGAGGCGGCCCGGTTCGCGATCCGCCACCGGGTCGCCCTGACGGTGACGGACTTCGACCCCCTTCGGGTCCGGCGGGGCTGGACGGAGGCCTTCCTGGAGCGCACCGAGGGGACGGCCCTGGAGGTGGACGCCCGCAACGTGGTGCCCTGCCGGTTCGTCTCCCCCAAGCGGGAGTGGTCCGCCGCCACCCTGCGCCGGAAGCTCCGCCCCCTGCTGGACCGGTTCCTGCCCTTCCTGCCCCCGCCCCTGGAGACCCACCCGGTCCCCTGGACGGACACCCCTCCCCCGTCCTGGGACCCCCTGGACCTGCTGGCCTCGGGGAGCTTCGAAGGGGTGCCCGAATCGCCCCTGCCCCCGGGAAGCGCCGCGGGGCAGGCCCGGCTGGAGGCCTTCCTGCGGGAGGGGTTGCCCCGGTACGCCCGGGACCGGAACGACCCCCTCCGGGAGGGGCAGTCCGGCCTGTCCCCCTACCTGCACTTCGGCCAGATCTCCCCCCAGAGGGCCGCCTGGGAGGTCCTGCGGGCGGACGCCCCCCCGGAGGACCGGGAGGCCTTCCTGGAGGAGCTGGTGGTGCGGGGAGAGCTGGCGGAGAACTTCTGCCTCCACACCCCGGGGTACGACACCGTCGAGGCCTTCCCGGACTGGGCCCGAAAGACCCTGGCGGCCCACGCCTCGGACCGGCGGCCCGCCCTCTACTCCCTCCGGGAGCTGGAGGAGGGACGCACCCACGACCCCCTCTGGAACGCCGCCCAGAGGGAACTGGTCCTCACGGGCAGGATGCCCGGCTACCTGCGCATGTACTGGGGGAAGAAGCTCCTGGAGTGGACCCCCTCCCCGGAGGAGGCCCTGAGGGCGGGGGTGGCCCTGAACGACCGATACGAGCTGGACGGCCGGGATCCCAAGGGGTACGCGGGCCTGGCCTGGTGCCTGGGAGGGGTCCACGACCGGCCCTGGCCCTCCCGCCCCGTGTTCGGCAGCGTCCGGTCCATGACCGCCGCAGGCATGGCCCGGAAGTTCGACGTGGAGGCCTACTGTCGCCGGGCGGCGGCCCTGCCCCCCTCCCCTTGA
- a CDS encoding MerR family transcriptional regulator, producing MKTFLTIGEFSQAARISPKALRLYQREGILVPAWIDEATGYRYYLPSQFAEAHRVRWLRNLEIPLEEIRTFLRQKDPGDMRRLLEEYRRRLRRRMEKLEADLKLLERVCAEGEEAFFGTYEIRLRRIPSLRALTRRFLVDKTRFDEEVDEAFRVLHRAGERLGAEERGPEFCLFHRPDLEESHWDVECCLPVNPDLPGTGQSLREIRGCLAACTLHLGPYEEIEGAYGALLRWMDGHNLLPRYPSRETYLHRQDPGGAEPLRVELLWPVRRKPPKGEEKDHAPP from the coding sequence ATGAAGACCTTTCTCACCATAGGCGAGTTCTCCCAGGCCGCCCGCATTTCCCCCAAGGCCCTCCGGCTCTACCAGAGGGAGGGGATCCTGGTCCCCGCGTGGATCGACGAGGCCACGGGATACCGCTACTACCTGCCCAGCCAGTTCGCCGAGGCCCACCGGGTGCGGTGGCTCCGGAACCTGGAGATCCCCCTGGAGGAGATCCGCACCTTCCTCCGCCAGAAGGACCCGGGGGACATGAGACGGCTCCTGGAGGAGTACCGCCGGAGGCTGCGACGGCGCATGGAGAAGCTGGAGGCGGACCTGAAGCTTCTGGAGCGGGTCTGCGCCGAAGGGGAGGAGGCCTTCTTCGGGACCTACGAGATCCGACTGCGCCGCATCCCTTCCCTGCGGGCCCTGACCCGCCGCTTCCTGGTGGACAAGACCCGGTTCGACGAGGAAGTGGACGAGGCGTTCCGGGTCCTCCACCGGGCGGGGGAGCGCCTGGGGGCGGAGGAGAGGGGACCGGAGTTCTGCCTGTTCCACCGGCCGGACCTGGAGGAATCCCACTGGGACGTGGAGTGCTGCCTTCCCGTGAACCCGGACCTTCCCGGGACAGGGCAGTCCCTCCGGGAGATCCGGGGGTGCCTGGCGGCCTGCACCCTCCACCTGGGACCCTACGAGGAGATCGAAGGGGCCTACGGGGCCCTGCTTCGATGGATGGACGGACACAATCTGTTGCCCCGCTACCCCAGCCGGGAGACCTACCTGCACCGACAGGACCCGGGAGGAGCGGAACCGTTGCGGGTGGAACTCCTCTGGCCCGTGCGGCGAAAGCCCCCGAAAGGAGAAGAGAAGGACCATGCGCCACCCTGA
- a CDS encoding MATE family efflux transporter, protein MRHPDGHAPDSLRELQTQPIPRLLLRFALPALAGMLAQGLYNVVDRIYVGNLVGPSALAALSVCFPLTLGMLAFGMTLGVGAASRISLALGEGRVEAARETFRQTLLLAGGGSLGITLLTALGLDPLLRLCGAGRELLPLARTYLEILLWGVPFWILASCLNYVIRACGAPRYAMSVLLLGAGCNVVLDGVLMLGFSLGVRGAAWATAVSQVLSALWGLRFFLRDRGGLGFPRLAGGLRRQEVGAILRVGTSQGVVELSFMVFSVIFNRALRVHGGDEAIAALGVVLGWAAFLYMPAMSLSEAAMPLVGYNYGAGRPDRVRTTLKYALGMSCAFFTLVTLGVALFMDPMIRLFVWDAPRTNPRFLELTRQCMVSFNVTIVFTGTAIVTTGFLQALGRGGLSLLFTLVRELLVPVPLILLLPRLYGLTGIWITYPALDLLVFALACALLLREDRRLARREPVWEGVAPEAASGAKRPRSGSPLPQGRSCR, encoded by the coding sequence ATGCGCCACCCTGACGGACACGCCCCCGATTCCCTTCGGGAGCTTCAGACCCAACCCATCCCCCGGCTCCTGCTCCGCTTCGCCCTCCCCGCCCTGGCGGGCATGCTGGCCCAGGGACTGTACAACGTGGTGGACCGGATCTACGTGGGCAACCTGGTGGGGCCCTCCGCCCTGGCGGCCCTGTCGGTGTGCTTCCCCCTCACCCTGGGGATGCTGGCCTTCGGCATGACCCTGGGGGTGGGAGCGGCCTCCCGCATCTCCCTGGCCCTGGGAGAGGGGCGAGTGGAGGCGGCCCGGGAGACCTTCCGGCAGACCCTTCTGCTGGCGGGAGGCGGCTCTCTGGGGATCACCCTCCTGACCGCCCTGGGGCTGGACCCCCTCCTGCGGCTCTGCGGCGCAGGAAGGGAGCTGCTGCCCCTCGCCCGGACCTACCTGGAGATCCTCCTCTGGGGCGTCCCCTTCTGGATCCTCGCCTCCTGCCTGAACTACGTCATCCGGGCCTGCGGGGCCCCCCGCTACGCCATGTCCGTCCTCCTGCTGGGAGCGGGGTGCAACGTGGTGCTGGACGGGGTGCTGATGCTGGGGTTCTCCCTGGGGGTGCGGGGAGCCGCCTGGGCCACCGCGGTCTCCCAGGTTCTGTCGGCCCTCTGGGGACTTCGGTTCTTCCTTCGGGACAGGGGAGGGCTGGGGTTTCCCCGTCTCGCCGGAGGGCTCCGGCGGCAGGAAGTGGGGGCCATCCTTCGGGTGGGCACCTCCCAGGGGGTGGTGGAGCTGTCCTTCATGGTCTTCTCGGTGATCTTCAACCGGGCCCTGCGGGTCCACGGGGGGGACGAGGCCATCGCCGCCCTGGGGGTGGTGCTGGGGTGGGCGGCGTTCCTCTACATGCCCGCCATGAGCCTCTCCGAAGCCGCCATGCCCCTGGTGGGGTACAACTACGGGGCGGGGCGCCCGGATCGGGTGCGCACCACCCTGAAGTACGCCCTGGGGATGAGCTGCGCCTTCTTCACCCTGGTCACCCTGGGGGTGGCCCTCTTCATGGACCCCATGATCCGGCTCTTCGTGTGGGACGCCCCCCGGACGAACCCCCGATTCCTGGAGCTGACCCGGCAGTGCATGGTGTCCTTCAACGTCACCATCGTCTTCACCGGCACCGCCATCGTCACCACCGGCTTCCTCCAGGCCCTGGGGCGCGGGGGGCTGAGCCTCCTGTTCACCCTCGTCCGGGAGCTGCTGGTGCCGGTGCCCCTGATCCTTCTGCTTCCCCGGCTCTACGGTCTTACGGGAATCTGGATCACCTACCCGGCCCTGGACCTGCTGGTGTTCGCCCTGGCCTGCGCCCTTCTGCTGCGGGAGGACCGGAGGCTGGCCCGTCGGGAACCGGTCTGGGAAGGGGTCGCCCCGGAGGCGGCTTCGGGGGCGAAACGCCCCCGAAGCGGAAGCCCGCTCCCTCAGGGACGAAGCTGCCGGTAG